From Macaca fascicularis isolate 582-1 chromosome 14, T2T-MFA8v1.1, a single genomic window includes:
- the UBE2L6 gene encoding ubiquitin/ISG15-conjugating enzyme E2 L6 isoform X1 — translation MASIRVAKELEDLQKKPPPYLRNLSSSDANVLVWHALLLPDQPPYHLKAFNLCISFPPEYPFRPPMIKFTTKIYHPNVDESGHVCLPIISSENWKPCTKTCQVLEALNVLVNRPNIREPLRVDLADLLTENPELFRKNAEEFTLQYGVDRPS, via the exons ATGGCGAGCATACGAGTGGCTAAG GAGCTGGAGGATCTTCAGAAGAAGCCTCCCCCATACCTGCGGAACCTGTCCAGCAGTGATGCCAATGTCCTGGTGTGGCACGCTCTCCTCCTACCT GACCAACCTCCCTACCACCTCAAAGCCTTCAACCTGTGCATCAGCTTCCCGCCTGAGTATCCGTTCAGGCCTCCCATGATCAAATTCACAACCAAGATCTACCACCCCAACGTGGACGAGAGCGGACATGTTTGCCTGCCCATCATCAGCAGTGAGAACTGGAAGCCTTGCACCAAGACTTGCCAAG TCCTGGAGGCCCTGAATGTGCTGGTGAATAGACCGAATATCAGGGAGCCCCTGCGGGTGGACCTCGCTGACCTGCTGACAGAGAATCCGGAGCTGTTCAGAAAGAATGCTGAAGAGTTCACCCTCCAATATGGAGTGGACCGGCCCTCCTAA
- the UBE2L6 gene encoding ubiquitin/ISG15-conjugating enzyme E2 L6 isoform X2: MIKFTTKIYHPNVDESGHVCLPIISSENWKPCTKTCQVLEALNVLVNRPNIREPLRVDLADLLTENPELFRKNAEEFTLQYGVDRPS; this comes from the exons ATGATCAAATTCACAACCAAGATCTACCACCCCAACGTGGACGAGAGCGGACATGTTTGCCTGCCCATCATCAGCAGTGAGAACTGGAAGCCTTGCACCAAGACTTGCCAAG TCCTGGAGGCCCTGAATGTGCTGGTGAATAGACCGAATATCAGGGAGCCCCTGCGGGTGGACCTCGCTGACCTGCTGACAGAGAATCCGGAGCTGTTCAGAAAGAATGCTGAAGAGTTCACCCTCCAATATGGAGTGGACCGGCCCTCCTAA
- the SMTNL1 gene encoding smoothelin-like protein 1 isoform X3, translating into MEQKEGKPSEDGTTVSPVADNPEMSGGGAPAEETKGTAGKAINEGPPAEAGKQEKAPAEDGISVELQGEANGLDEVKVESQGEAGGKEDAEAELKEEDGEKEETTAASQEMTGRKEETKSEPKEAEEKEESMLASEKQKAEEKEAKPESGQKADANDRDKPEPKATVEEEEAKTASQEETGQREKRSTEPKEKATDEEAKAESQKKAVVEDEAKAEPKESDGKEEAKHDTTKEADAKEEEPGSPSEEQEQDVEKEPEGGAGVLPSSPEEWPESPTGEGHNLSTDGLGPDSVASGETSPSASESSPSDVPQSPPESPPSGEKKEKAPERRVSTPARPRGPRAQNRKAIVDKFGGAASGPTALFRNTKAAGAAIGGVKNMLLEWCRAMTKKYEHVDIQNFSSSWSSGMAFCALIHKFFPDAFDYAELDPTKRRHNFTLAFSTAEKLADCAQLLDVDDMVRLAVPDSKCVYTYIQELYRSLVQKGLVKTKKK; encoded by the exons ATGGAGCAGAAGGAAGGGAAGCCCTCTGAGGATGGGACCACCGTCTCCCCAGTTGCAGACAACCCTGAGATGTCAGGAGGTGGAGCCCCTGCAGAGGAGACCAAAGGCACAGCTGGAAAGGCCATCAATGAGGGGCCTCCTGCCGAGGCAGGAAAGCAGGAAAAGGCACCAGCCGAGGATGGCATTTCAGTGGAACTCCAGGGGGAAGCAAATGGATTAGATGAGGTCAAGGTGGAATCTCAGGGGGAGGCTGGTGGGAAAGAGGACGCTGAGGCTGAACTTAAAGAGGAGGATGGTGAGAAGGAAGAGACCACTGCGGCTTCTCAGGAGATGACTGGCAGGAAAGAAGAGACCAAATCTGAACccaaggaggctgaggaaaaggaggagagcaTGCTGGCCTCTGAGAAGCAGAAGGCGGAGGAGAAAGAGGCCAAACCTGAATCTGGGCAGAAAGCCGATGCCAACGACAGAGACAAGCCTGAACCTAAGGCAACtgttgaggaggaggaggccaaGACAGCCTCTCAGGAGGAGACAGGCCAGAGGGAGAAGCGCAGCACTGAACCCAAGGAGAAGGCTACTGACGAAGAGGCCAAGGCTGAATCACAGAAGAAGGCTGTTGTGGAGGATGAGGCTAAGGCTGAACCCAAGGAGTCCGATGGGAAAGAGGAGGCCAAACATGATACAACAAAGGAGGCTGATGcaaaggaggag GAGCCAGGCAGTCCCAGTGAAGAGCAGGAGCAGGATGTGGAAAAAGagccagagggaggggcaggggtgcTTCCCAGCTCCCCAGAGGAGTGGCCTGAGAGCCCCACGGGGGAGGGGCACAACCTCAGCACAG ATGGGTTGGGTCCAGACTCCGTAGCTTCTGGAGAGACCAGTCCTTCAGCCAG TGAGTCTTCACCCAGCGATGTGCCCCAGAGTCCCCCTGAGTCCCCTCCCTCaggggagaagaaggagaaggcaCCAGAGCGCAGGGTATCAACCCCTGCTCGGCCCCGGGGGCCCCGAGCACAGAACCGCAAAGCCATCGTGGACAAGTTTGGCGG GGCAGCGTCCGGCCCTACGGCCCTGTTCCGGAACACTAAGGCAGCTGGGGCAGCCATTGGTGGTGTCAAGAACATGCTCTTGGAGTGGTGCCGAGCCATGACAAAAAAATACGAG CACGTGGACATCCAGAACTTCTCCTCCAGCTGGAGCAGTGGCATGGCCTTCTGTGCCCTCATCCACAAGTTCTTCCCTGATGCCTTTGACTACGCAGAGCTGGACCCCACGAAGCGCCGGCACAACTTCACCCTGGCCTTCTCCACAGCAGA GAAACTGGCTGACTGTGCTCAGCTGCTGGACGTGGATGACATGGTGCGGTTGGCTGTGCCCGACTCCAAGTGCGTCTACACCTACATCCAGGAACTGTACCGCAGCCTTGTGCAGAAAGGACTGGTGAAGACCAAGAAGAAATGA
- the SMTNL1 gene encoding smoothelin-like protein 1 isoform X2 yields MEQKEGKPSEDGTTVSPVADNPEMSGGGAPAEETKGTAGKAINEGPPAEAGKQEKAPAEDGISVELQGEANGLDEVKVESQGEAGGKEDAEAELKEEDGEKEETTAASQEMTGRKEETKSEPKEAEEKEESMLASEKQKAEEKEAKPESGQKADANDRDKPEPKATVEEEEAKTASQEETGQREKRSTEPKEKATDEEAKAESQKKAVVEDEAKAEPKESDGKEEAKHDTTKEADAKEEVEEEPGSPSEEQEQDVEKEPEGGAGVLPSSPEEWPESPTGEGHNLSTDGLGPDSVASGETSPSASESSPSDVPQSPPESPPSGEKKEKAPERRVSTPARPRGPRAQNRKAIVDKFGGAASGPTALFRNTKAAGAAIGGVKNMLLEWCRAMTKKYEHVDIQNFSSSWSSGMAFCALIHKFFPDAFDYAELDPTKRRHNFTLAFSTAEKLADCAQLLDVDDMVRLAVPDSKCVYTYIQELYRSLVQKGLVKTKKK; encoded by the exons ATGGAGCAGAAGGAAGGGAAGCCCTCTGAGGATGGGACCACCGTCTCCCCAGTTGCAGACAACCCTGAGATGTCAGGAGGTGGAGCCCCTGCAGAGGAGACCAAAGGCACAGCTGGAAAGGCCATCAATGAGGGGCCTCCTGCCGAGGCAGGAAAGCAGGAAAAGGCACCAGCCGAGGATGGCATTTCAGTGGAACTCCAGGGGGAAGCAAATGGATTAGATGAGGTCAAGGTGGAATCTCAGGGGGAGGCTGGTGGGAAAGAGGACGCTGAGGCTGAACTTAAAGAGGAGGATGGTGAGAAGGAAGAGACCACTGCGGCTTCTCAGGAGATGACTGGCAGGAAAGAAGAGACCAAATCTGAACccaaggaggctgaggaaaaggaggagagcaTGCTGGCCTCTGAGAAGCAGAAGGCGGAGGAGAAAGAGGCCAAACCTGAATCTGGGCAGAAAGCCGATGCCAACGACAGAGACAAGCCTGAACCTAAGGCAACtgttgaggaggaggaggccaaGACAGCCTCTCAGGAGGAGACAGGCCAGAGGGAGAAGCGCAGCACTGAACCCAAGGAGAAGGCTACTGACGAAGAGGCCAAGGCTGAATCACAGAAGAAGGCTGTTGTGGAGGATGAGGCTAAGGCTGAACCCAAGGAGTCCGATGGGAAAGAGGAGGCCAAACATGATACAACAAAGGAGGCTGATGcaaaggaggaggtggaggag GAGCCAGGCAGTCCCAGTGAAGAGCAGGAGCAGGATGTGGAAAAAGagccagagggaggggcaggggtgcTTCCCAGCTCCCCAGAGGAGTGGCCTGAGAGCCCCACGGGGGAGGGGCACAACCTCAGCACAG ATGGGTTGGGTCCAGACTCCGTAGCTTCTGGAGAGACCAGTCCTTCAGCCAG TGAGTCTTCACCCAGCGATGTGCCCCAGAGTCCCCCTGAGTCCCCTCCCTCaggggagaagaaggagaaggcaCCAGAGCGCAGGGTATCAACCCCTGCTCGGCCCCGGGGGCCCCGAGCACAGAACCGCAAAGCCATCGTGGACAAGTTTGGCGG GGCAGCGTCCGGCCCTACGGCCCTGTTCCGGAACACTAAGGCAGCTGGGGCAGCCATTGGTGGTGTCAAGAACATGCTCTTGGAGTGGTGCCGAGCCATGACAAAAAAATACGAG CACGTGGACATCCAGAACTTCTCCTCCAGCTGGAGCAGTGGCATGGCCTTCTGTGCCCTCATCCACAAGTTCTTCCCTGATGCCTTTGACTACGCAGAGCTGGACCCCACGAAGCGCCGGCACAACTTCACCCTGGCCTTCTCCACAGCAGA GAAACTGGCTGACTGTGCTCAGCTGCTGGACGTGGATGACATGGTGCGGTTGGCTGTGCCCGACTCCAAGTGCGTCTACACCTACATCCAGGAACTGTACCGCAGCCTTGTGCAGAAAGGACTGGTGAAGACCAAGAAGAAATGA
- the SMTNL1 gene encoding smoothelin-like protein 1 isoform X1, which produces MEQKEGKPSEDGTTVSPVADNPEMSGGGAPAEETKGTAGKAINEGPPAEAGKQEKAPAEDGISVELQGEANGLDEVKVESQGEAGGKEDAEAELKEEDGEKEETTAASQEMTGRKEETKSEPKEAEEKEESMLASEKQKAEEKEAKPESGQKADANDRDKPEPKATVEEEEAKTASQEETGQREKRSTEPKEKATDEEAKAESQKKAVVEDEAKAEPKESDGKEEAKHDTTKEADAKEEVEEVEEAEPGSPSEEQEQDVEKEPEGGAGVLPSSPEEWPESPTGEGHNLSTDGLGPDSVASGETSPSASESSPSDVPQSPPESPPSGEKKEKAPERRVSTPARPRGPRAQNRKAIVDKFGGAASGPTALFRNTKAAGAAIGGVKNMLLEWCRAMTKKYEHVDIQNFSSSWSSGMAFCALIHKFFPDAFDYAELDPTKRRHNFTLAFSTAEKLADCAQLLDVDDMVRLAVPDSKCVYTYIQELYRSLVQKGLVKTKKK; this is translated from the exons ATGGAGCAGAAGGAAGGGAAGCCCTCTGAGGATGGGACCACCGTCTCCCCAGTTGCAGACAACCCTGAGATGTCAGGAGGTGGAGCCCCTGCAGAGGAGACCAAAGGCACAGCTGGAAAGGCCATCAATGAGGGGCCTCCTGCCGAGGCAGGAAAGCAGGAAAAGGCACCAGCCGAGGATGGCATTTCAGTGGAACTCCAGGGGGAAGCAAATGGATTAGATGAGGTCAAGGTGGAATCTCAGGGGGAGGCTGGTGGGAAAGAGGACGCTGAGGCTGAACTTAAAGAGGAGGATGGTGAGAAGGAAGAGACCACTGCGGCTTCTCAGGAGATGACTGGCAGGAAAGAAGAGACCAAATCTGAACccaaggaggctgaggaaaaggaggagagcaTGCTGGCCTCTGAGAAGCAGAAGGCGGAGGAGAAAGAGGCCAAACCTGAATCTGGGCAGAAAGCCGATGCCAACGACAGAGACAAGCCTGAACCTAAGGCAACtgttgaggaggaggaggccaaGACAGCCTCTCAGGAGGAGACAGGCCAGAGGGAGAAGCGCAGCACTGAACCCAAGGAGAAGGCTACTGACGAAGAGGCCAAGGCTGAATCACAGAAGAAGGCTGTTGTGGAGGATGAGGCTAAGGCTGAACCCAAGGAGTCCGATGGGAAAGAGGAGGCCAAACATGATACAACAAAGGAGGCTGATGcaaaggaggaggtggaggaggtggaggaggca GAGCCAGGCAGTCCCAGTGAAGAGCAGGAGCAGGATGTGGAAAAAGagccagagggaggggcaggggtgcTTCCCAGCTCCCCAGAGGAGTGGCCTGAGAGCCCCACGGGGGAGGGGCACAACCTCAGCACAG ATGGGTTGGGTCCAGACTCCGTAGCTTCTGGAGAGACCAGTCCTTCAGCCAG TGAGTCTTCACCCAGCGATGTGCCCCAGAGTCCCCCTGAGTCCCCTCCCTCaggggagaagaaggagaaggcaCCAGAGCGCAGGGTATCAACCCCTGCTCGGCCCCGGGGGCCCCGAGCACAGAACCGCAAAGCCATCGTGGACAAGTTTGGCGG GGCAGCGTCCGGCCCTACGGCCCTGTTCCGGAACACTAAGGCAGCTGGGGCAGCCATTGGTGGTGTCAAGAACATGCTCTTGGAGTGGTGCCGAGCCATGACAAAAAAATACGAG CACGTGGACATCCAGAACTTCTCCTCCAGCTGGAGCAGTGGCATGGCCTTCTGTGCCCTCATCCACAAGTTCTTCCCTGATGCCTTTGACTACGCAGAGCTGGACCCCACGAAGCGCCGGCACAACTTCACCCTGGCCTTCTCCACAGCAGA GAAACTGGCTGACTGTGCTCAGCTGCTGGACGTGGATGACATGGTGCGGTTGGCTGTGCCCGACTCCAAGTGCGTCTACACCTACATCCAGGAACTGTACCGCAGCCTTGTGCAGAAAGGACTGGTGAAGACCAAGAAGAAATGA